CTTGTTGAATCTCTTCAACCTACTCCCAGTCAGTCCACTTGACGGTGGACGGATCCTTGCCGGTTTACCGATCATCGTCTGGGTCGCCGGTCTTGCTGCCCTGATTGCTTACGGCATCACGAACTTCAGCCTGATTCTACTCTTGATCGCTTTCTTCGGCGGTAGCGCTGTCTGGAAACGGTATAAGTTCGCGAAACAATATGAAGAGAACCGCTCGACCTTGATGTTATACCGTGCTGCACGCGAACGCGTCTTACACGCAAAGGCGGAGCAAGAACGTGCAAACGCTGAAGTCGCACTTGCTCCGGAACTCGAAGGTGAGGAAGAACAACCCATCGAGAGTACGTACGATCCAATCGCTTGGTCACTTCGTCTCGATTTACAAGATCTCCGACAAGCGAGTCCAGAAGAAGCGCGTCATGAAGCGGATGATCTGTTACGGTATCAATATGACGCCGCAAACGATTACGATGCGTTGTTGCGACGAATCGACCAACGAATCGAACCACTCCGTCTCGCTGAAGAGTCCGTCCAGTATCACCAGATGCCGAAAAAACAACAAACGATCACGCTACTCGCCTACTTGGCGCTTGGCGCGATTTTATTCATTGCTTTTGAGTACTCGAAGGGGTACTTGCCTACACCATCTTAAAACGAGTTCCATCGGATGCGC
This window of the Exiguobacterium acetylicum genome carries:
- a CDS encoding site-2 protease family protein; its protein translation is MAKKRWGGLAVAGAFLLTKGKVILALLKFSKFGGTLISFGVSLLFYAQVFGVWFGVGLLYLLFIHEMGHLLAAKRLGFKTGPAIFVPFMGAVIGIKDTFRTPKQEAILAYGGPLAGLVSLIPLAIGYAVTGNDFWLVIFHLGALLNLFNLLPVSPLDGGRILAGLPIIVWVAGLAALIAYGITNFSLILLLIAFFGGSAVWKRYKFAKQYEENRSTLMLYRAARERVLHAKAEQERANAEVALAPELEGEEEQPIESTYDPIAWSLRLDLQDLRQASPEEARHEADDLLRYQYDAANDYDALLRRIDQRIEPLRLAEESVQYHQMPKKQQTITLLAYLALGAILFIAFEYSKGYLPTPS